From a single Brassica rapa cultivar Chiifu-401-42 chromosome A01, CAAS_Brap_v3.01, whole genome shotgun sequence genomic region:
- the LOC103871163 gene encoding uncharacterized protein LOC103871163, whose amino-acid sequence MEVKGQVMCVLLMCYIFGHIITSHNCGFIEARISSKFGDLEIEKKLRTINKPAVKIIKTIHGEKYGCVDFFKQPAFDHPSMKNHTYHYKMRPISHSEEKRKRETNNTGFGYLWENGVGCPIGTVPIRRITKDDILGLNSLEDIYTPRSSYNTSTVGTSDPYYDQHHFAVGRTPNKGMVFNGATMELCITAPKVKPSQFSSARLHIQMGDDFIQMGITVNPLLYKDDQPRLFVYTKAGGQQCYNHQCDVGMISVRQDYPMGLSMLPASERGAKTSYFSSFGLIKDKANGNWWFEFGTDAEEIGFWPSNLFRQSSGNYVEWGGEVFTASLPGPQMGYGIFPFEQVRYDAYVKRVSILDVNYNFDTKVDYMESFSDDNGGYKVNDFVKSEFQDAGHIIFYGGSGLNH is encoded by the exons ATGGAAGTGAAAGGTCAAGTGATGTGCGTGTTGTTGATGTGTTACATCTTTGGTCATATAATAACAAGTCATAACTGTGGCTTTATCGAAGCCAGGATCTCGTCTAAATTCGGAGATCTAGAAATCGAGAAGAAGCTAAGGACAATTAACAAACCCGCTGTCAAGATCATCAAG ACTATTCATGGAGAAAAATACGGATGCGTGGATTTCTTCAAGCAACCAGCATTTGATCACCCTTCTATGAAAAATCACACATACCATTACAAG ATGCGTCCGATATCCCATTccgaagaaaagagaaaaagagagacaaACAATACTGGATTTGGTTACTTATGGGAGAATGGTGTGGGTTGTCCCATTGGTACGGTCCCTATACGAAGAATCACCAAAGACGATATCTTGGGATTAAACTCGTTAGAGGATATATATACACCTCGTAGTTCTTACAACACTAGTACCGTAGGTACTAGTGACCCGTATTACGACCAACATCAT TTTGCGGTGGGTCGCACACCGAACAAAGGAATGGTCTTCAATGGAGCAACAATGGAACTGTGTATAACCGCCCCTAAGGTTAAGCCTAGCCAATTCAGTAGTGCTCGGCTTCACATTCAGATGGGAGACGATTTCATACAAATGGGTATAACT GTAAATCCATTACTGTACAAGGATGACCAACCTCGGCTTTTCGTCTATACAAAA GCCGGTGGACAACAATGTTACAATCACCAATGTGACGTAGGAATGATAAGTGTTCGTCAAGATTATCCAATGGGCCTGTCAATGCTGCCAGCTTCTGAACGTGGTGCTAAGACAAGTTATTTCAGCTCATTCGGCCTAATCAAG GACAAAGCAAATGGGAACTGGTGGTTTGAGTTTGGTACAGACGCAGAAGAAATTGGTTTCTGGCCGTCGAATTTGTTTCGCCAAAGCTCTGGAAACTACGTCGAGTGGGGAGGAGAAGTGTTCACCGCATCACTACCTGGTCCTCAAATGGGATATGGAATTTTTCCATTTGAACAAGTACGTTACGATGCATATGTCAAACGTGTCTCCATACTCGATGTTAATTATAACTTTGATACTAAAGTGGATTATATGGAATCATTTTCGGACGATAATGGAGGATACAAAGTGAACGACTTCGTAAAGTCTGAATTCCAAGATGCCGGTCATATAATCTTTTATGGTGGTTCAGGACTCAATCATTAA